The DNA segment ATTCGGTAAAGCCCAACAGCCCGGTCCGGTGGAAGACATGCCGATCCGGGCCCTGTTGAATCAGGAGCAGGCGCCGGTCGAGTTGTATTGGGCTCCCTGATCCCGGGCCGGCAACATCATAATTAACGCTGAAAAGGAGCCGCTTTTGTACACCGAGAACATTTGCAAAGATATCCTCCTTTTTTCGAAGGCTGTTGCCACCAATCAAATCGCCCGATTCTCGCCTGGCCTTTATGTCCGCCTTACCGGCCAGACCGGGCGCGGCGGCGATGAAGGCAGCTCTGCAGAGGTTGCCGGCTATTTTTTCGAGTGCGTGGAAGATTACCGCCGGCAATTGGGTCTGGAACCGGCGGAATTCAAAACGTTTCTGGCCGGCAAGACTATTTTGGAATACGGGCCTGGCGACGTGCTCGGGGTCGCATTGCTGTTATACGCCTACGGCGCGGCACAGGTTCGCTGCGTCGACCGATTTCCGCTGAATAAAATCAATGCCAAAAACGCCGCGATCTATAAAGCCCTCTGCGAAGGCTTGACCGGCGACGAGAAATCCAGGGCGATGGCTGCCTTCAACAGCAGCGGAGATCCCGAAAGCGGATTCAGCGCCGGCACCGTCAACTACGCGGTCACCCCAAACGGATTGTCGGGCGAAAGCCTGGCTTACGACTTGATTATTTCCCGGGCGGTGCTGGAACATGTCGACGATATCGATGCCACGTTTGCCGATATTGACGCAGCGTTAAAACCGGACGGAAAATCGATTCACAAGGTCGATCTGAAAAGCCACGGCTTGGACCGTTACCAAGCGTTCGACTTTTTAACCTGGCCGCGACCGCTGTACCGATTGATGTACTCCCACAAAGGCTTCCCGAACCGTTGGCGCGCAAACAAATACGTCGAAGCCGCGGGCAAAGCGGGTCTGGAGATTACGCAGTTGGCGCCGATCGACCAGCTCGGCGCCGAGCAGATAGATCGCATCATGCCCAAATTGGCGTCGGAGTTCAGGTCTGTGAGCCGCGACTTATTTAGCTGGTTGAGCTTTTGGATCATATTGGAAAAAAAGCCGAATACGTATTAGCCAAACGAACCACCCTAGCATGGGGAACCTTGTTTTCCATGTAGGCCACCAAGTCAAGCATCAGGATAATTTATGCATCCCTCTTTAGAAAAAGTCACCGCAGACGTGGTAAAACGCAGCCGCGAAACTCGTGCGGCTTATCTTGCCCGCATCGACGCCGCCGTCGAAAAAGGCCCGCACCGCGCCAAACTGGCTTGCGGCAACCTGGCCCACGGCTTTGCCGCTTGCGCCAGCGACGAAAAAGACGATCTGGCCGGCACCCAAAAAGCCAATATTGCAATCATCTCCGCCTACAACGACATGTTGTCGGCCCATGAACCTTACAAGGACTTCCCGACCCTGATCAAACAAGCCGTGCGCGAAGCGGGCGGCGTGGCGCAATTCGCTGGCGGCGTGCCGGCAATGTGCGACGGCGTCACTCAAGGCCAGCCCGGTATGGAGTTGTCACTGTTCAGCCGCGACGTAATCGCGATGGCGACTGCGATCGGCCTCAGCCACAATATGTTCGACGCCGCCTTATATTTGGGCGTCTGCGACAAAATTGTACCTGGCCTGCTGATCGGCGCCTTGAGCTTCGGCCATTTGCCGGCAGTATTCGTCCCGGCCGGCCCGATGCCGAGCGGCCTGCCTAACAAAGAAAAGGTGCGCATACGCCAGTTGTACGCCGAAGGCAAGGTCGGCCGCAAGGAGTTGCTGGAGTCGGAATCCCAGTCTTACCACAGCCCAGGCACCTGCACTTTCTTCGGCACGGCCAACAGCAACCAGATGATGGTCGAAATCATGGGACTGCATCTGCCCGGCAGTTCCTTTATCAACCCCTATACGCCGCTACGCGACGAACTGACCAAAGCGGCCGCTCGGCAAATTTTGAAATTCACCGCGTTGGGTGACGATTTTCGTCCTATCGGTCATGCCATCGACGAAAAAGCCATCATCAACGCCATCATCGGCTTACTGGCCACCGGCGGCTCGACCAACCACACCATCCATCTGATCGCAATCGCCCGCGCCGCCGGCGTCATCATCAACTGGGACGACTTCGACAAATTGTCGAAAATCGTACCGCTACTGGCCAAGATTTACCCGAACGGCTCGGCCGACGTCAACCACTTCCAAGCGGCCGGCGGCATGGGCGTCTTGATAGCCGAATTGCTACGCAACGGCCTGCTGCACGGCGACATTTTGACCATCGGCGACGAACGCGGCATGGGACAATACAGCCGGGAGCCGAAACTGACCGACGGCGGGCTGCATTGGGCGGAGGGCCCTGGCGCCAGCCAAGACGAAACGGTGATCAGCTCGGTAAGCAAACCGTTCCAACCCACCGGCGGCCTCACCGTGATGCACGGCAACCTGGGCCGCGGCGTATCGAAAATTTCCGCGGTCGCCGAGCAACACCAAGTCGTCACTGCTCCGGCGGTGGTATTCGACGATCAGGACGACGTGGTTGCCGCCTTCAAGCGCGGCGAGCTGGAAAAGGACTGCATCGTCGTGCTCCGCTTTCAGGGCCCGAAAGCGAATGGCATGCCGGAACTGCACAAACTGACGCCACCGCTCGGCGTATTGCAGGATAGAGGATTCAAAGTAGCATTGATTACCGACGGCCGCATGTCCGGCGCCTCCGGCAAAGTGCCGTCGGCGATTCACATGTGTCCGGAATGTCTGGACGGCGGCCCGTTGGCCAAGGTTCGCGACGGCGACATCATCGCGCTGAACACCCAGACCGGCGAAGTCAACGTCCAA comes from the Methylomonas sp. EFPC3 genome and includes:
- a CDS encoding methyltransferase domain-containing protein, translated to MYTENICKDILLFSKAVATNQIARFSPGLYVRLTGQTGRGGDEGSSAEVAGYFFECVEDYRRQLGLEPAEFKTFLAGKTILEYGPGDVLGVALLLYAYGAAQVRCVDRFPLNKINAKNAAIYKALCEGLTGDEKSRAMAAFNSSGDPESGFSAGTVNYAVTPNGLSGESLAYDLIISRAVLEHVDDIDATFADIDAALKPDGKSIHKVDLKSHGLDRYQAFDFLTWPRPLYRLMYSHKGFPNRWRANKYVEAAGKAGLEITQLAPIDQLGAEQIDRIMPKLASEFRSVSRDLFSWLSFWIILEKKPNTY
- the edd gene encoding phosphogluconate dehydratase, yielding MHPSLEKVTADVVKRSRETRAAYLARIDAAVEKGPHRAKLACGNLAHGFAACASDEKDDLAGTQKANIAIISAYNDMLSAHEPYKDFPTLIKQAVREAGGVAQFAGGVPAMCDGVTQGQPGMELSLFSRDVIAMATAIGLSHNMFDAALYLGVCDKIVPGLLIGALSFGHLPAVFVPAGPMPSGLPNKEKVRIRQLYAEGKVGRKELLESESQSYHSPGTCTFFGTANSNQMMVEIMGLHLPGSSFINPYTPLRDELTKAAARQILKFTALGDDFRPIGHAIDEKAIINAIIGLLATGGSTNHTIHLIAIARAAGVIINWDDFDKLSKIVPLLAKIYPNGSADVNHFQAAGGMGVLIAELLRNGLLHGDILTIGDERGMGQYSREPKLTDGGLHWAEGPGASQDETVISSVSKPFQPTGGLTVMHGNLGRGVSKISAVAEQHQVVTAPAVVFDDQDDVVAAFKRGELEKDCIVVLRFQGPKANGMPELHKLTPPLGVLQDRGFKVALITDGRMSGASGKVPSAIHMCPECLDGGPLAKVRDGDIIALNTQTGEVNVQVDSAEFEARTVAANSAKGHHFGMGRELFGGFRAHASSAETGATNLFYVD